The following proteins are encoded in a genomic region of Hymenobacter siberiensis:
- a CDS encoding beta strand repeat-containing protein, which produces MHKKILREQQGLLPRALSSPKRLTRLFGAGFLLLGGLGAQAQTTTVFNEDFEGATNSFTLVNGAATNINQWFVGTVGGNGPTTAGTKSAYITNDGGVSNAYTITSAAVSHMYRDVTVAAGQGNIQLGFDWKAAGESTYDYLLVQVAPTTFTPVAGTLPAGVTVLAQINLQTTFGRTTLQLPGNFSGSTQRLIFTWRNDGSLGAQPPATIDNVTVTSQTANPISGAFTINSALPTAGTNFTSFTDAASRLNQDGISGPVTLTVTGGPYTEQFLLGEVAGTSATNTIVVNGGGRTIRYASTSSTQRAVVQLNGTDYTTINNLNIDATGGSGTSGTYGYGVLLTSAADNDRITNNTINADIATTSTNFAGIVVSGSTTSATTSGNSANNLTIEGNTVNGGYYGITLYGNSTTSLNTGNVVRNNNVRDFYTYGIYSGYQDGAQFIGNDVSRPLRTAVSSFYGIYNFASSRSLTIEKNRLHDPFTGNPTSTSALYGIYLATSTGATATTTNDVVNNVLYNINGSGTQYLIYNSGAAFSRIYNNSINADDQSAATNTTYGIYNSGASADIRNNVVSITRPSTGTKYGVYYSTAPTTSNYNDIYVPNGNVGYFSTALVTLANLQAANSNAFDQNSVSADPVFVGVSTGNLLPSNVLLNNAGTPLTRVTDDITGAVRGAAPDLGAYEFTPVALDVAPVALLGPAAGTSCYSATEAVIVQIRNAGTSTLDFATTPAAVSVVVTLPGGTTQTFPGTVSTGTLTSGATLNVTLTGTLNMTTLGAYAFAVTATVVGDANTSNNVLTPAATRTVVAPVAGVLSPASFNICVSGSASLALAGAANGSIQYQSSTSATGTFTDIVGATAATYTTPVLNSTIYYRVRNTCNTNTTYSNVAAIMVNNPVISAAPTPLSTCAGGTATLSSTVPTGVSVRYFTTATGGTAIGTGNPFVTPALTANTTYYAEAFAGGTERGGKPASIQTDGGYSGTNTGIVFTATGPTSIQAATVYNATATAGSLTVELRDNAGALVSTAGPFALAAGSTTALMPTVLQLNLAVPAAGTYRLVTSATGTQPTLYRDFTGNTYPYTSPSGVVSVTGGLLAGGASASYYFFFNLLIGNECVGASRTPIQVNVTPGLVASLPVAAATSCGRTPYQLAGTIAGSATGATYTTSGTGTFSPNATTLNATYTPSAADVTAGTVTLTLTPTGPTAPCTSTGRVVLTLATPPNAAFSYPVGTYCTGSTTPVAPVLAPGAVAGTFSTTGAGLSINPVTGVINLTNANSDGTYTILNTVATSGACSGSSSSTTITINFGVVTPTLTSTPQAGGVLLSTSALAGVTYQFFRNGVAVAAPGTSNTLLLPVGSQNGSYTVVVTATSGCASAPSNAISVTVTGTQTAALTGVSLLVYPNPTPNGSLTLELRGPRATASQLVVLNSLGQVVHTSIIAAGSASLNLGHLASGVYTFRVKTTEGVLTQRVVRE; this is translated from the coding sequence ATGCACAAAAAAATACTCCGCGAGCAGCAGGGTCTGCTGCCCCGTGCCCTGTCATCGCCGAAGCGGCTCACGCGCCTGTTTGGTGCCGGGTTCCTGCTGCTGGGTGGCTTAGGGGCACAAGCCCAAACTACCACCGTCTTCAATGAGGACTTTGAAGGCGCTACCAATAGCTTCACGCTCGTCAACGGTGCCGCTACCAACATCAACCAGTGGTTTGTGGGCACGGTGGGCGGCAACGGCCCCACTACTGCCGGCACCAAATCGGCATACATCACCAACGATGGTGGGGTGAGCAATGCGTATACCATTACCAGTGCTGCGGTTTCGCACATGTACCGCGATGTGACCGTGGCCGCCGGCCAGGGCAATATTCAGCTCGGCTTCGACTGGAAAGCGGCCGGCGAAAGCACCTACGACTACCTGCTGGTGCAGGTGGCACCCACTACGTTTACGCCGGTGGCGGGCACCCTTCCGGCCGGCGTGACGGTGCTGGCCCAAATCAACCTGCAAACCACCTTCGGGCGGACCACGCTCCAGCTGCCGGGTAATTTCAGCGGCAGCACGCAGCGCCTGATTTTTACCTGGCGCAACGATGGCTCGCTGGGCGCGCAGCCGCCGGCTACGATTGACAACGTGACGGTGACCAGCCAGACGGCCAACCCCATCAGCGGGGCCTTCACCATCAACAGCGCGCTGCCCACGGCGGGCACCAACTTTACCAGCTTCACCGATGCGGCCAGCCGCCTGAACCAGGATGGTATCAGCGGTCCGGTGACCCTCACGGTTACGGGCGGCCCCTACACCGAGCAGTTTCTGCTGGGCGAAGTAGCGGGCACCAGCGCCACCAACACCATTGTCGTGAACGGCGGCGGGCGCACCATCCGGTATGCTTCGACCAGCAGCACGCAGCGCGCGGTGGTGCAGCTCAACGGCACCGACTACACCACCATCAACAACCTGAACATTGATGCCACCGGTGGCAGCGGCACCAGCGGCACCTACGGCTACGGCGTGCTGCTGACCAGTGCGGCCGACAACGACCGCATCACCAACAACACCATCAACGCGGACATCGCCACCACGTCGACCAACTTTGCGGGCATCGTGGTGAGCGGCTCGACCACCAGCGCCACCACCAGCGGCAACTCGGCCAACAACCTCACCATTGAGGGCAACACCGTGAACGGCGGCTACTACGGCATCACGCTGTACGGCAACAGCACCACTTCGCTGAACACGGGCAATGTTGTGCGCAACAACAACGTGCGCGACTTCTATACCTACGGGATTTACTCGGGGTATCAGGATGGGGCTCAGTTCATCGGCAACGATGTGAGCCGGCCGCTGCGCACGGCGGTCAGCTCGTTCTACGGCATCTACAATTTCGCCTCGTCGCGCAGCCTTACCATTGAGAAGAACCGCCTGCACGACCCGTTCACGGGCAACCCGACTTCGACCAGCGCGCTGTACGGCATTTACCTGGCTACCAGCACCGGCGCCACGGCTACTACCACCAACGACGTGGTGAACAACGTGCTGTATAACATCAACGGCTCGGGCACGCAGTACCTCATCTACAACTCGGGCGCTGCGTTTAGCCGCATCTACAACAACAGCATCAACGCGGACGACCAGTCGGCCGCGACCAACACTACCTACGGCATCTACAACTCCGGGGCCAGCGCTGATATCCGCAACAACGTGGTGAGCATCACGCGGCCCAGCACGGGCACCAAGTACGGCGTGTACTACTCCACAGCCCCGACCACCAGCAACTACAACGACATTTACGTGCCCAACGGCAACGTGGGCTATTTCAGCACTGCCCTGGTGACGCTGGCCAACCTGCAGGCCGCTAACAGCAATGCCTTCGACCAGAACAGCGTGTCGGCCGACCCGGTATTTGTGGGGGTCAGCACCGGCAACCTGCTGCCCAGCAACGTGCTGCTCAACAACGCCGGCACGCCGCTCACCCGCGTAACCGATGACATCACGGGTGCGGTTCGGGGCGCGGCCCCCGACCTGGGTGCTTATGAGTTTACGCCGGTGGCCTTGGATGTGGCCCCAGTGGCCCTCCTGGGCCCGGCTGCGGGCACGAGCTGCTACAGCGCTACCGAGGCGGTGATTGTGCAGATTCGCAACGCGGGCACTTCGACTCTTGACTTCGCTACCACGCCGGCCGCAGTATCGGTAGTGGTGACGCTGCCCGGCGGCACTACCCAAACCTTCCCCGGTACCGTGAGCACAGGCACCCTGACCAGCGGCGCGACCCTGAACGTGACCCTCACCGGCACGCTGAACATGACCACGCTGGGTGCTTACGCGTTTGCCGTGACGGCCACTGTGGTGGGCGATGCCAACACCAGCAACAACGTGCTGACACCCGCCGCTACCCGCACGGTAGTTGCTCCGGTGGCCGGTGTGCTGTCCCCGGCGTCCTTCAATATCTGTGTAAGCGGCAGCGCTTCGCTGGCCCTGGCCGGCGCAGCCAATGGCAGCATCCAGTACCAGAGCAGCACCAGCGCCACCGGCACCTTCACGGATATTGTCGGCGCTACTGCGGCTACGTACACCACGCCCGTGCTCAACAGCACCATTTACTACCGTGTGCGCAATACCTGCAACACCAACACGACCTACAGCAACGTGGCCGCCATCATGGTGAATAACCCCGTGATTTCGGCTGCTCCCACGCCGCTCAGCACCTGCGCGGGCGGTACGGCTACGCTGTCGTCCACCGTGCCAACGGGCGTTTCGGTGCGCTACTTCACCACGGCTACCGGCGGCACGGCCATCGGCACCGGCAACCCCTTCGTGACGCCGGCCCTCACGGCCAACACGACCTACTACGCCGAAGCCTTTGCGGGCGGCACCGAAAGAGGCGGCAAGCCGGCTTCCATCCAGACCGATGGCGGCTACAGCGGTACCAACACCGGCATCGTGTTCACGGCCACCGGCCCCACCTCCATTCAGGCGGCTACGGTATACAATGCCACTGCCACCGCCGGTTCGCTAACTGTGGAGCTACGCGACAACGCCGGGGCCCTGGTTTCCACGGCTGGTCCGTTTGCACTGGCGGCGGGCAGCACCACCGCCCTGATGCCCACCGTACTGCAGCTGAATCTGGCCGTGCCTGCTGCCGGCACCTACCGGTTGGTTACCTCGGCTACGGGCACGCAGCCCACGCTGTACCGCGATTTCACGGGCAATACCTACCCCTACACTTCGCCCAGCGGCGTGGTATCGGTTACGGGCGGTTTGCTGGCCGGTGGTGCCAGTGCCAGCTACTACTTCTTCTTCAACCTGCTGATTGGCAACGAGTGCGTGGGGGCTTCGCGCACCCCGATTCAGGTGAACGTGACGCCGGGCCTGGTGGCTTCGCTGCCGGTGGCCGCTGCTACCAGCTGCGGCCGCACGCCTTACCAGCTGGCCGGTACCATTGCCGGTTCGGCTACGGGCGCTACCTACACCACCAGCGGCACGGGCACGTTCTCGCCCAATGCCACTACGCTGAACGCAACCTACACGCCCTCGGCGGCCGACGTAACGGCCGGAACCGTGACGCTCACGCTCACGCCCACCGGCCCCACGGCCCCGTGCACCTCCACGGGCCGCGTGGTGCTCACGCTGGCTACGCCGCCGAACGCGGCCTTCAGCTACCCCGTCGGCACGTATTGCACGGGCTCTACTACTCCGGTAGCGCCGGTGCTGGCTCCCGGCGCGGTGGCCGGCACGTTCTCGACCACGGGCGCTGGCCTGAGCATTAACCCGGTAACGGGCGTTATCAACCTGACCAATGCCAACAGCGACGGCACGTACACCATCCTCAACACGGTGGCTACGTCGGGCGCGTGCAGCGGCTCATCGTCCAGCACCACCATCACCATCAACTTCGGGGTGGTGACGCCCACGCTCACCTCGACGCCCCAGGCGGGTGGGGTGCTGCTGAGCACGTCGGCCCTGGCCGGGGTTACCTATCAGTTCTTCCGCAACGGCGTGGCCGTGGCTGCCCCCGGCACCAGCAACACGCTGCTGCTTCCGGTGGGCTCGCAAAACGGC
- the cdaA gene encoding diadenylate cyclase CdaA, with protein MTGPFPINFLHFGWIDAADVLLVTVLLYQLYKLLRGSVALNVALGLVSFYLLYLVVKATGMELLTKILGQFMSVGVLASIILFQQEIRRFLLSVGKATALERVRGWSWGRPAETTPLAVGPFVEAAKSLSNKFTGALICFTQASDLTPFAESGDRLDAEISKRLLLSIFNKTSPLHDGAVIVTNGRLRAARCILPVSENSDVPASLGLRHRAAIGLSEITDAVVLVVSEETGAMSLVRHGEVHRNLGPSELRARLTEWLLVPTANAAGAR; from the coding sequence ATGACCGGCCCATTCCCCATCAATTTCCTGCATTTCGGCTGGATTGACGCGGCCGACGTGTTGCTGGTGACGGTGCTGCTGTACCAGCTCTATAAGCTGCTGCGCGGCTCGGTGGCCCTGAACGTGGCGCTGGGTCTGGTGTCGTTTTACCTGCTATACTTGGTGGTGAAGGCCACGGGCATGGAGCTGCTTACCAAAATCCTGGGGCAGTTCATGAGCGTGGGCGTGCTGGCCAGCATCATCCTGTTTCAGCAGGAAATCCGGCGGTTTTTGCTGAGCGTGGGCAAGGCCACGGCCCTGGAGCGGGTGCGCGGCTGGAGCTGGGGCCGCCCCGCCGAAACGACCCCGCTGGCCGTGGGCCCCTTCGTGGAAGCCGCCAAAAGCCTGTCGAACAAGTTCACCGGCGCGCTCATCTGCTTCACCCAAGCCTCCGACCTCACGCCCTTTGCCGAATCCGGCGACCGGCTCGATGCCGAAATCAGCAAGCGCCTGCTGCTCTCCATCTTCAACAAAACCTCGCCCCTGCACGACGGGGCCGTGATTGTGACCAACGGTCGGCTGCGGGCCGCCCGCTGCATTCTGCCGGTGAGCGAAAACTCCGACGTGCCGGCCTCGCTCGGCCTGCGCCACCGCGCTGCCATCGGCCTGAGCGAAATCACCGATGCCGTGGTGCTGGTGGTGAGCGAGGAAACCGGGGCCATGAGCCTCGTGCGCCACGGCGAGGTGCACCGCAACCTGGGTCCCAGCGAGCTGCGCGCCCGCCTGACCGAGTGGCTTCTGGTGCCCACCGCCAATGCCGCCGGTGCCCGCTAA
- the folP gene encoding dihydropteroate synthase, giving the protein MSPTVANSPIHQFTNSLRSPHGRLLDLRRPQVMGILNLTPDSFFAGSRVASEKDLLSRAEAMLTAGAAVLDLGAYSTRPGADDVSEAEETRRLLPAVAAVRKEFPQAFLSADTFRAGVAEAAVQAGADLVNDVGGGTLDADMFATVGRLRVPYVLMHLRGTPQTMSKLTHYEDDLVLTLLRYFRDGLAALRTLGVTDVLLDPGFGFAKTAAQSHELLRRLPELQALGLPMLAALSRKKMVYGPLGLGPETALNGTTALHMVALQGGAKLLRAHDVAEAHQTIQLFANTFPMAE; this is encoded by the coding sequence ATGTCGCCAACCGTAGCTAACTCACCAATCCACCAATTCACCAATTCACTACGAAGCCCCCACGGCCGCCTGCTCGATTTGCGCCGGCCGCAGGTGATGGGTATTCTCAACCTCACGCCCGATTCGTTCTTTGCCGGCAGCCGCGTGGCCTCCGAAAAAGACCTGCTTTCCCGCGCCGAAGCCATGCTCACAGCCGGAGCGGCCGTGCTCGACCTCGGTGCCTACAGCACCCGCCCGGGAGCCGATGATGTTTCCGAAGCCGAGGAAACCCGCCGTCTGCTGCCCGCCGTGGCAGCGGTGCGCAAAGAATTCCCGCAGGCCTTTCTCTCGGCCGATACGTTCCGGGCCGGCGTGGCCGAAGCCGCCGTGCAGGCCGGGGCCGACCTGGTGAACGATGTGGGCGGCGGCACTCTCGACGCCGATATGTTTGCCACCGTGGGCCGCCTGCGCGTGCCCTACGTGTTGATGCACCTGCGCGGCACCCCCCAAACCATGAGCAAGCTCACGCACTACGAAGACGACCTGGTGCTCACGCTACTGCGCTATTTCCGCGACGGCCTGGCCGCCCTGCGCACCCTCGGCGTGACCGATGTGCTGCTCGACCCCGGCTTCGGCTTTGCCAAAACCGCTGCCCAAAGCCACGAGCTGCTGCGCCGCCTGCCCGAGCTGCAGGCGCTGGGCCTGCCCATGCTGGCTGCCCTCTCGCGCAAGAAAATGGTGTACGGCCCCCTCGGCCTCGGCCCCGAAACGGCCCTCAACGGTACCACGGCGCTGCACATGGTGGCCCTGCAGGGCGGGGCTAAGCTATTGCGGGCGCACGATGTGGCCGAAGCCCACCAAACCATACAATTATTTGCCAATACCTTTCCGATGGCGGAATAA
- a CDS encoding DUF1599 domain-containing protein has product MTTPEQYDLLLARCRTLFLAKTHDYGTAWRILRLPSVTDQIFIKANRIRTIQETGVQLVADDVNEEFVAIINYCLIALMQLHLPGETPLDMAATAVAAAYDHEAAENRRLLLAKNHDYGEAWRQMRVASITDLILMKLHRVKQLEDIGGAALVSESVEGSYRDMLNYAVFALILEGEA; this is encoded by the coding sequence TTGACTACCCCCGAACAATACGACCTGCTGCTGGCCCGCTGCCGCACCCTGTTTCTGGCCAAAACCCACGACTACGGCACGGCGTGGCGCATTCTGCGCCTGCCCTCGGTTACGGACCAGATTTTTATCAAGGCCAACCGCATCCGGACCATTCAGGAAACCGGCGTGCAGCTCGTGGCCGATGATGTGAACGAGGAGTTCGTGGCCATCATCAACTACTGCCTCATTGCCCTGATGCAGCTGCACCTGCCCGGGGAAACCCCCCTCGACATGGCCGCCACCGCCGTGGCCGCCGCCTACGACCACGAAGCCGCCGAAAACCGCCGCCTGCTGCTGGCCAAAAACCACGACTACGGCGAAGCCTGGCGGCAAATGCGCGTGGCCAGCATCACCGACCTGATTCTGATGAAGCTGCACCGCGTGAAGCAGCTCGAAGACATTGGCGGCGCAGCCCTGGTGAGCGAAAGCGTGGAAGGCAGCTACCGCGACATGCTGAACTACGCCGTATTTGCGCTGATTCTGGAGGGCGAGGCGTAG
- a CDS encoding BT_3928 family protein: MSVPSSITAVAPASHPLRTLTRVCWFLLGALFIFSGLIKLNDPVGTAYKLEEYFEVFAVSLPSLAGFFLWFKGIARTMSILMSSAEVILGAALLLRWNLRIVLWALFGLLVFFTFLTFYSAAFDKVTDCGCFGDFIKLKPWTSFFKDLFLLALWAIVFTHQRFLRHSFVRGTFGVMTMTFVTAIGIGIGVRALGHLPYFDFLPYKVGNDIGQLMKASAPLRYQYTMEKGGKTEEFTTYPDSTWTYKSMTALNPEAGPKITDFKVWNDEGDYTPELLRGNKLVLIIQNVDKADRDRYDQINKLLDDAKTSRRGITPLVITSSSPAEFDVFRHSANLAVPFYYADATVLKSIIRSNPGFLLLKDGVVKGKYHYHDIPSIGKVEEKLQ, translated from the coding sequence ATGTCTGTCCCTAGCTCCATTACCGCCGTTGCTCCTGCCTCGCACCCATTGCGCACCCTCACGCGGGTGTGCTGGTTTTTGCTTGGGGCGCTATTCATTTTTTCCGGCCTCATCAAGCTGAACGACCCGGTGGGCACGGCTTATAAGCTGGAAGAATACTTCGAGGTGTTCGCCGTTTCGCTGCCCAGCCTGGCGGGCTTTTTCCTGTGGTTCAAAGGCATTGCCCGCACGATGTCCATTCTCATGAGCTCGGCCGAAGTTATTCTGGGCGCGGCGCTGCTGCTGCGCTGGAACCTACGCATCGTGCTGTGGGCGCTGTTTGGGCTGCTGGTCTTTTTCACCTTCCTCACCTTCTATTCGGCAGCGTTCGATAAGGTGACGGACTGCGGCTGCTTCGGCGATTTCATCAAGCTCAAGCCCTGGACGTCGTTTTTCAAAGACCTGTTTCTGCTGGCGCTGTGGGCCATCGTGTTCACGCACCAGCGGTTTTTGCGCCATTCCTTCGTGCGGGGCACGTTTGGGGTGATGACCATGACCTTTGTCACGGCCATTGGCATTGGCATTGGGGTGCGGGCGCTGGGCCACCTGCCCTACTTCGATTTCCTGCCCTATAAAGTTGGCAACGACATTGGCCAGCTCATGAAGGCCAGCGCCCCGCTGCGCTACCAGTACACCATGGAAAAAGGCGGCAAAACCGAGGAGTTCACCACCTACCCCGACTCGACCTGGACCTACAAGAGCATGACGGCCCTCAACCCCGAAGCCGGTCCCAAAATCACCGATTTCAAGGTCTGGAACGATGAGGGCGACTATACTCCCGAGCTGTTGCGCGGCAACAAGCTGGTGCTCATCATCCAGAACGTAGACAAGGCCGACCGCGACCGTTACGACCAGATTAACAAGCTGCTCGACGATGCCAAAACCTCACGCCGGGGCATCACGCCGCTCGTCATCACCAGCAGCAGCCCGGCCGAGTTCGACGTGTTTCGCCACAGCGCCAACCTGGCCGTGCCCTTCTACTACGCCGATGCCACGGTCCTCAAGTCCATCATCCGCTCCAACCCCGGCTTCCTGCTGCTGAAAGACGGCGTGGTGAAAGGCAAGTACCACTACCACGATATTCCCAGCATCGGGAAGGTGGAGGAGAAGCTGCAGTAG
- a CDS encoding ABC transporter permease — protein sequence MLPFILRRLAQGLLVLVGVACTVFLLFNVLPGDPAALLAGQRSDLATKAAITADLGLDQPLPTRLLGYLNDISPLGLHPADSAGRARYGGVALLPLGSKALVLKTPYLRRSFQSNKDVLRILLDYFPGTMWLALAAMLIASVGGVAFGVVAALRPQSWLDRVLVSTSVLGISVPSFVAAIIIAVTFGFYWSHFTGLSLTGQLYETDPFTGERHLVLRNLLLPAVALGIRPLAIITQLTRSSMLDVLSQDYIRTARAKGLSRTATVLHHALRNALNPVVTAVSGWLASLMAGAFFIEYIFNWKGLGTVTLRAVENLDFPVVMGATLFVAALFVLINIVVDVLYAVLDPRVKLS from the coding sequence TTGCTCCCTTTCATCCTCCGTCGTTTAGCCCAGGGCCTGCTTGTGCTGGTGGGCGTGGCGTGCACGGTGTTTCTGCTTTTCAATGTGCTGCCCGGCGACCCCGCCGCGCTGCTGGCCGGCCAGCGCAGCGACCTGGCCACCAAAGCCGCCATCACCGCCGACCTCGGCCTCGACCAGCCCCTGCCCACCCGCCTGCTGGGCTACCTCAACGATATTTCGCCCCTGGGCCTGCACCCGGCCGACTCGGCTGGCCGCGCCCGCTACGGCGGCGTGGCGCTGCTGCCACTTGGTTCCAAAGCCTTAGTGCTGAAAACGCCCTACCTGCGCCGCTCTTTCCAGAGCAACAAGGACGTGCTGCGCATTCTGCTCGATTATTTTCCCGGCACCATGTGGCTGGCGCTGGCCGCCATGCTCATTGCCAGCGTGGGCGGCGTGGCCTTTGGCGTGGTGGCGGCGCTGCGGCCCCAGTCGTGGCTCGACAGGGTACTGGTGAGCACCTCGGTACTGGGCATTTCGGTGCCTTCATTCGTGGCGGCCATCATCATTGCCGTCACGTTCGGCTTCTACTGGAGCCACTTCACGGGCCTGAGTCTCACCGGCCAGCTGTATGAAACCGACCCGTTCACCGGCGAGCGGCACCTCGTGCTGCGCAATTTGCTGCTGCCGGCGGTGGCGCTGGGCATCCGGCCGCTGGCCATTATCACGCAGCTCACCCGCTCCAGCATGCTCGATGTGCTGAGCCAGGACTACATCCGCACGGCCCGCGCCAAGGGCCTGAGCCGCACCGCCACCGTGCTGCACCACGCCCTGCGCAACGCCCTGAACCCCGTGGTTACGGCCGTATCGGGCTGGCTGGCATCGCTCATGGCCGGCGCGTTTTTCATCGAATACATCTTCAACTGGAAAGGCCTGGGCACCGTGACGCTGCGGGCCGTGGAGAACCTCGATTTCCCGGTGGTAATGGGGGCTACCTTGTTCGTAGCGGCCCTTTTTGTGCTCATAAATATTGTGGTAGATGTGCTCTACGCCGTGCTCGACCCCCGCGTAAAACTGAGCTAA
- a CDS encoding shikimate kinase, with amino-acid sequence MKQLPIDPLISVPGGSGHLSLVGLPGAGKTTLGRQLAAHFNRPFLDLDVAIEVRTGRSVRAVFAEDGEAAFRAIEAAVLRDALALAGPPLVLATGGGTPCFHDNMALLNQAGLTLWLDVPSAVLAARLPPEEVAKRPLLAAAGGAEAWLRETLTARSQFYSQARLRCSAACTLPAVVAQLAGAGFALPATLPPAS; translated from the coding sequence ATGAAGCAGCTTCCTATCGACCCGCTCATTTCGGTACCCGGCGGCTCCGGGCACCTGAGCCTGGTAGGCCTGCCAGGCGCGGGCAAAACCACCCTCGGCCGCCAGCTGGCCGCCCACTTCAACCGCCCGTTTCTGGACCTGGACGTGGCCATTGAGGTCCGCACCGGTCGCAGTGTGCGCGCAGTCTTTGCCGAAGACGGCGAGGCGGCTTTCCGGGCCATAGAGGCAGCGGTGCTGCGCGATGCCCTCGCCCTGGCCGGGCCGCCGCTGGTGCTGGCCACGGGCGGCGGCACCCCCTGCTTTCACGATAACATGGCGCTGCTCAACCAGGCCGGCCTCACCCTCTGGCTCGATGTTCCCAGCGCCGTGCTGGCCGCCCGCCTGCCCCCCGAGGAAGTAGCCAAACGCCCCCTGCTGGCTGCCGCCGGCGGGGCCGAAGCCTGGCTGCGCGAAACCCTTACCGCCCGAAGTCAGTTTTATAGCCAGGCGCGGCTGCGCTGCTCGGCGGCGTGTACGCTGCCGGCCGTGGTGGCCCAGCTGGCGGGGGCGGGTTTTGCCCTGCCCGCCACATTGCCGCCCGCTTCGTAA
- a CDS encoding sterol desaturase family protein: MQSVSTEEPAVNEAPTPATAPVRPKHKGSAQLFQNPLLERLSHTHIALPVGIFAATGIISMYYGLVHGFMTGVAALGLFLVGLLAFTLIEYLVHRYLYHIPATTAGRAKFQYTMHGVHHEYPKDKTRLAMPPIITVFVASLLFFIFRFSFGSYAFGLLSGFTFGYAMYLFVHYAIHAYSPPKNFLKVWWTHHSQHHYRQDEVAFGVSSTLWDHIIGTMPSKKSA; encoded by the coding sequence ATGCAATCAGTATCCACCGAAGAACCGGCTGTAAACGAGGCTCCTACGCCTGCCACAGCCCCCGTGCGGCCCAAACACAAGGGCTCAGCCCAGCTTTTCCAGAATCCGTTGCTGGAGCGGCTTTCGCACACGCACATCGCGCTGCCGGTGGGCATTTTTGCCGCCACGGGCATCATCAGCATGTATTACGGCCTCGTGCACGGCTTCATGACGGGCGTGGCCGCGCTGGGCCTGTTTCTAGTGGGCCTGCTGGCTTTCACGCTGATAGAGTACCTGGTGCACCGCTACTTGTACCACATTCCGGCCACCACGGCGGGACGCGCCAAGTTCCAGTACACCATGCACGGCGTGCACCACGAGTACCCCAAGGATAAAACCCGGCTGGCTATGCCGCCCATCATCACGGTATTTGTGGCGTCGCTGCTGTTTTTCATTTTCCGCTTCAGCTTTGGCTCGTATGCGTTTGGGCTGCTGTCGGGCTTCACGTTTGGCTACGCCATGTACCTGTTTGTGCACTACGCCATTCATGCCTACTCGCCGCCCAAAAACTTCCTGAAAGTATGGTGGACGCACCACAGCCAGCACCATTACCGGCAGGACGAAGTGGCATTTGGTGTGAGCAGCACGCTCTGGGACCACATCATCGGCACCATGCCCAGCAAGAAAAGCGCCTAG
- a CDS encoding TPM domain-containing protein yields the protein MKNSVADARISTLFRFPLLKSGVPKPWWSLLLLLLGLVAALNSAAQNIPPRPNPPRLVNDLAGLMQGGEADQLERKLVAYNDSSSSQIAVVTVPNLDGDDIADYAQKLYESWGIGRKGKNNGILILVAQQEHTARIQTGYGLEGAVPDALAKRIISNTLVPAFRQNQYYAGLDRATDQLIALAKGEYQADPADARPQGRRDGSGSGFPFWLIILVIVIIFTMLRNRGGGGRGGRGNRGFGGGFIPPIIFGGGGFGGGGGGGFGGGGGGGFGGFGGGSSGGGGASGNW from the coding sequence ATGAAAAATTCCGTGGCTGATGCCAGGATATCGACTTTATTCCGCTTCCCGCTGCTGAAATCGGGCGTGCCAAAACCGTGGTGGTCGCTGCTGCTACTGCTTTTGGGGCTGGTTGCGGCCCTCAACAGCGCGGCGCAGAACATTCCGCCCCGCCCCAACCCGCCGCGCCTCGTCAACGACCTGGCCGGACTGATGCAGGGCGGCGAGGCCGACCAGCTGGAGCGCAAGCTGGTGGCCTACAACGACAGCTCGTCGTCGCAAATCGCCGTCGTCACCGTTCCCAATCTCGACGGCGACGACATTGCCGACTACGCCCAGAAGCTGTACGAAAGCTGGGGCATTGGCCGCAAGGGCAAGAACAACGGCATTCTGATTCTGGTGGCCCAGCAGGAGCACACCGCCCGTATCCAGACCGGCTACGGCCTGGAAGGGGCCGTGCCCGATGCCCTGGCCAAGCGCATCATCAGCAACACGCTGGTGCCGGCCTTCCGCCAGAACCAATACTACGCCGGCCTCGACCGGGCCACCGACCAGCTCATTGCCCTCGCCAAAGGCGAGTATCAGGCCGACCCGGCCGACGCCCGGCCCCAGGGCCGGCGCGACGGTTCGGGCTCCGGCTTTCCCTTCTGGCTTATTATCTTGGTGATTGTTATCATCTTCACCATGCTGCGTAACCGTGGCGGCGGTGGGCGTGGCGGGCGCGGCAACCGGGGCTTCGGGGGCGGCTTTATCCCGCCCATCATCTTCGGCGGCGGCGGTTTCGGCGGTGGGGGAGGTGGTGGCTTTGGCGGCGGCGGTGGCGGCGGCTTCGGCGGCTTTGGCGGCGGCAGCAGCGGTGGCGGTGGGGCCAGCGGCAACTGGTAA